The sequence GAGGGACCCGCCGGGGCCCCTCCCTCCCGGAACAGCTTGTCCCTTGGTCACTAAATATGCCAACATCAGTATCGAAGTAAACATCACTGACAAATGAACTGAATGGTATActtaccaccaccaccaccaccaccaccaccaccggaCTTGTTattcttggtcttcttggactccttcttcttcttgttcttctctatAAGAAATATGTCAGTTTGGCCAGGAACGGTAGAGTGAAAAGCTGTGGGACATACTCTTGCCTCCTCCAGAGGCACAACCACCGACACGTTCTATTCCAATGTTAGGTTCATGATGCAAAAATCAAGTTGTCTTGTAACATACTGGGGGGGCCAGGGGGAGGGAGACCGCCGCCAGAACCACCAGACCCAATAATGGCCTGAGGGCCATACAATAATATATTTCTCTGTCTCAACATCTCCAACGCTAAACGTCCCCAATCTTGAGACATCTATTTCCATAGTAATTAGCGAGAATCCTAATGAGTATCTGTGGTGTAAAACTTACTATGAAatcggatttttttttctcgaaACTATAATCCTGAGTTAGCACCATATACCAAAATTCAAAGAGGGAActcatacaaaaaaaaaaaaaaaaaaaggcccagGCCAAGACGATAATTGATTTGATTCTATTTCACCGTTAATCAGAGCAGAAACAATGGAGGTGATGATTGTACGTACGAAAAAATGCCCAGAGGGCCAGCGTAGTTTGGAGATGTTTCTATTTGCGTCAGTAAGCCATCACCAAACAAGAGAGACCAAAGATATACTAACGGTATGACAAAAAAATTGTCATAAAATAAATGATTGaatctatatagctaattagCCAACAGATCAACGAGGTGACGATGAAAATACCTGCcggcgaagatgatgatgatgctgaggagaaagaaagggtAGAAACACTTGGGGGGCAGAATATCTGGCCTAGTAATGCACGCGCACCGCGTAGGGTAACGTGATCTGATGTATTTACGTTCACTTTATTATCACATTTTGCCAACCAGCTGACGATGGTTTCATGGCGACAGCCTGACGGGTGCCCTCAGCTGGCACCATTCTTTCCTGTACACAAAAGATTGATGAGGAATATTCGTACCTAGCAcctagctattataagcgtACTGTAGTGTTATCTCAGTATTTTCGTTAAACCTTAGTCTTCGGAAAGCAGTATCAAGACTGTATCTAATATTCTTTGTGCCTATGCTCTAAAGAGGTGGGTTATATTCCAGTGTAAGCCGGCTCAATGGTCTCTCAGTATTGGATATTTACAGCAAtgtaaaaagatataaagcaGATATTGTATTGTATTTTATGGTGAACACAAATACCATATATAGGCCTCATATGTTGACGATAAATTTGAAAAGAAGGACAGCATACAAGTTAGCTTGACATGAATGAATCATCTTGAAAATGGACAAATGGGCATGCTCTCTATGAATTTGACGTGTGCTATATCTTCCTTGAAGCAGGACTATTATGGCGTTAGGAGGGGAATGTGTAGATATGacatataataatatatagtaatgaTAGTTTAATACCTGCCATAGACCGTCGCCCCTGTCCATCCCTCATCATGCACGATGCCTTTCCTTTCATTCAGCGCGTACATTAACGGATGTAATTGAGGAAGATCGGCCAAATCAGCAGCTCAATCTTTAGCCCCGGTTTAGGTGCGCTAGCGTTTCGGTCCCTGTGCCTGCGCCTACAGCACCAATCTCCAAGTCCAcacagtacatgtatgtactccgtaatgACTGACGGTTCCATGTGTAAACTACTCGGCATTAAGCTAAAGCAGctagtagttaatataagcggGCACCTAGGTAAGGCGCCTATAAGCGTTTAGTAGATTCGATTTAGAGACGCTGCACATGCCCTCCTGCTATTTTACATTGGAGCATGGGCCAGATAAAATGTGCCTGAGTGAAAATTATAATCCCATTTGTTTCTGGAAGGGGAAGGACCTGACCGCTCCTGCCTTGAGTGAGGTGGTGTAGCGAGACAGAATGAAGGTGAACAGgttctgcctttttttttttttgttgaccACTTCAAAGACAGCTTCGTTGCTTCGACCAAATCCTCGATTTATTTTCGTTGATACAAATTGTTCCGCCTTCGCTTGATTGCCACGGACAGACTCATTCTTGTGATCATCAGTTTATGATATTATTCGTTCGATATATTACTGCGCCGCTCCAAAATTGGAGCGTATATAccattttctctccctcttcctttatcccccccccccccccccccccccctcatcccccttcctctttttttttttcacaagTGTGAAAAAACGTGACAATGCCGATCCAAAAGCTAGTCACCGACTTCTTCAGTAGTCGAGTTGATGCTAACTCGTCTATAGAAGAAGGGACCGCCGCAAGTCACTCTCCTGCCTCCGGAGACGACAGGAGTACCAGCTCTCAAGAGTCGGGGCACTGGATGAAACGACGAAGGGCCTCGATGTCCCAAGAGGCTTCGGCCCGTACGGATATTGCGGTGAGCTCCTCCACAGAGGAAGGAGCTGCCAACGCGACTGTCTCTCCTGCGTCCCAAGAACCGAGGAAACGGATAAAAAGACAGGGGACCTCGAAGTTGGCAGAGGCTTTGGTCCGCGCGAATACTGCGAAAGCAGTGACTTGGTTAGTAGGGCTGACATCGAGTCTTCAGGCTGATCTGGTCAAGAAGGTCATTTCCGACTCTGACGACGAGTCGAGAGAGACTCTGCAGTCGGGGAGAATGACTGTTGGCCCTGTAAGTGAGCCAACTTTGCGCTACCCCAAATCTGTGCCAAAGACTCTATCTAAGAAGATAGACTCATCTACGAGGACGCTACGCTCGGAGGGCGTGACTGCTGACTCTGAAAATGGGCCTAGCCCGCCTCCCATATCTTCCTATCTAGAGAGCCTCAAACCGAAGGGGTAATTACTGACTCTACAGATGAGCCTGGATCTCTACCTCTCAATGTTGCGCCTTAGAAGACGGGGCCGAACAATAGAAACCTTGCGTATGAAATACCTTTTGTCGATTCAGTGAATGACTCGACAATGCGCTCTTCAAAGACTCCGTCTAAAAAGGCAGAGTCGGTAAAGGCCATGAAGGGATATGAGAGTGAGCTGGAGCTAGATGCCAGCAAAATCTCCATAGACGAGACAATGACCGGTCTCACTTCCTTTGCAGAGACTCCTGCAAAAGAGATGGATGCTAGCAAAATTGCTCCCTCTTTCTCAACTCCTGACAGTCTCGGCCCTCAACGGCCTAGAcgttctgctgctgccgctgctacgGCTAGCATCAAGAGGAGTTATGAAGAGTATGGAGAGCCTTTGGCAGAGGCTGCAGAAATTGTCAAGAAAGCTCGCAAAGAGCTTCCTGCGGTAACTCTGCCAGCCAAAATGGTCAGCGCTGAAGCTGATGAGGACAATCATCAGACTTCAACCTCTGGTTCTCCCGAGAATCGGCGCAGCTCTGGGGTCTTCAGTTCGTGTGACTCCGAGCAAAGAGAAAGGTCCTGTGATTCTTGAATCAGCGATACAGAAGGGGACAGCAAGCAGAGATTGCCGTCTCCAACTGTCCGTAAGCTCTTGATGTTTGGAAGGAAGCCGAAGTCACCGAGTCTTGGCGTTCCCTTGTCAGTAGGTTATGCCTCtatactacttctactacttctactacttctactacttctactacttctactacttctactacttctactacttctactacttctactacttctactacttctactacttctactacttctactacttctactacttctactacttctactacttctactacttctactacttctactacttctactacttctactacttctactacttctactacttctacttctactacttccaATATTCTAGTTTAACAAGCAACTTGAAGGGGACCAAGGCCCCAACGGCAGTCTCTCGCGAAATCAACAAAGACAACTCAGATCTACCTTTGCTCGTCTTGACCTCCCGGCCAATGCATGTCTGAACACACTTCTTTCTGGTACTGCTCCTGCTCcccccaccaccaccgacgTTAGTGTAGATGGTGTCCCGTCTGAGAATGGGCACcacccagaagaagaagaagcccaagaaagtgagcgtgaagaagaagaaggagaggaggaggacgacgacgacgacgttgTCATGTCGCATAATGGAGGTGATTAATGATGTAATTATAAGCAGATAATGAATTACTTATGTATGATGAATGCATCATTGACATTTTGCGAGATATTATCCGAATAAGATACCGTGAAAAATGCATCACCAATTCATTACTAAGGACTTACGCCCAATTGTACCTATTTACATCTTGTTTCTCAACTCCAAAAACAAGCATCGCCAACTCGGTCGTCTTTACGAGATACATTACAATACTTGATATATAATTGTACTTCTTCGGGTGTCAACGTCCCTCTCTCCTACTCTCCACTCCGcacttttcttcctttttttctgcacTGTACCGCGCTGATCaaatagaaagaagattGCAGGCGCCGCTTGAGCCTCTCGTTGTTCGTTAACGCAGCCGGCCTCGCGGTGCCGTTGCCCTTCAGCAATcgcagcagcctcatcaaCGAGACAGAGGCATAACTTACTCTCTCCGCAACCCCTCGCAATTCGAGATCTTTCCAGCATAAGAACGGGCCCAGGCAGTGGCCGCGATGCCCTCACCGCCTTCCACAGCGCCCCCGGCGGTCACGAGCTCTCGCAGACAGCAAACCGCCACAAGCTCCGGCCTGCAGCGCATAGAGCGACTTGGCGATAGCCTCATTCCAGGCCAGCCGCGGCCCCGAGCTTATCCGCGTACCGTTCAGAACTATCTGCCGACCTCAAGCCCTCTGCCTGAGAGACTGGCCGACGAATTCGCCGTCAACGAGCTCGAATTTGCAGATCACTTTGATGCTCTTGTGCAGCAAGCACTGTAACAAGCAGGCGCCGCGCCGTAAGAAGGAAAACACCAAGAATTTTACATGATATAGGGAAATAGGTGTTAATTAGACATGCATGTTGATATCTATGTTATTTActgtataataaaattatattttatctatatGTCTTGGTTTACTGTACGGCACACTAATTCAGGCGACATGGGAAGAAAAGCCATATTCCAGCCACAGTAGGGGCGCTGGATAGGTAGTCTGCGGTGCTGAATAGGCTGTCCTTTGAAATAGCATCCAACAAGCTCAGTCGTTTATGCAATCAGCTTTCTCAGAGCCGACTCCTCCTGGCCCTCAACATCTCCGAGACGGGCAACTTCCTTGCCCTGGGACGATAGTCAGTTTATGACAACAAGAAGCAAATGCGTGGGATTACTGGCTTACATTTTCCACTCTCACAATTGTTGGCAAACATGTCACATTGTATGGCGGACTGCGCCACTTGTTGTTCGGGTTGCCCCTCCACTCCGCACGAGTGCCGGCTTGGATTACATAGGCTGAAGGTGCTGATTCTGCACCAAAGACGTTCTGGAGAGCCGGAAGAGCGTTTCGACAGTCAGGACACCATGATGATTGGCCATTCTCTGGTGACGCGAAGTAGACAACATAGTGAGCGTCAGTGCTCGTGGGGGGAGCCTCCACATCGATCAAAGGCATGTTGAGAGGATTGTAATTAGGATAGGGTATATGTAGAGTTGTATAGGCTGACGGATGGCTAATAAATGAAGATTGTGAGCCGAACGAGAAGTTTCTAGTCTTACTGTGGTTGAAATTTAGAGCCATGGAGATTAGAAATTGAAGATCACATGACGTCTAGCGGCTTGCCGCAAATTGCATCATTTTTCACGGGTTTGCGACTTCAGCACTGTTGTGTTATTTTGATCAATCGTAATTAAAGCTGAGGCCAAATTGCCTTTAATGGCGATTTTAAATTGTATGCTTGCATGCGGCGTTTGGCCACTTGACTTTTACCAAGCTACACGGAGTGTGCTAACATTTGAAGTAGGTGCTtcgcagctccagcggcgATTGACACCGCCATCAACCACAcgcatatatacatgtaaatTTAGAACATGCGCAATGTATACATGTAATTGTTTAATGAAAGTATTCGACTGGTAatgtaaaaataataacagAAAAGGTTCCTAGTAAACATGCTGCACTGATCGTCACCAAACTACATGTAATCTAGCTCGTAGATTACATGTACCTAGGCACATGCAGCCAGTGCTTCTCCAATCCGGTGGCGGGCGATGTTGGTCGCTGTCGGCTTCACTCTAGCAGCAACAAATTACAGATCCTGCTTTCTCGTCTTACAAGTATATACGAATATGGGAGCTTTGTTAGTATATCGCAACACTTTATGAATAAGCTGGACGGAATGTAAGATTCTGAGTGCTTTCAATTGGGGTAACCTTCAGATCGATCGATGCAAGTCTGTTCCATGAAAAAAATGTGTCCACGAGTTGCCACATTCTCCTCGCGATCGGGAGACTAGAATCGCCTTAGCAACGCATTGCCATACAAACTTGGCGAGTCTAGACACATTGGCAAACCAGTGCGCATATTGGTATCTTTAGGTCGAATCAATGCTGGACGAGCCTCCAAAATATCGCAATTTATGGGTGCCTAATCAAATGCATAGCCCCTGTCCCCTGGCAAATAACAGTATCCAAAAATTCGACATACCTTCTGTTACATGGCCTTGCGAAGAGTTATATCTTCATAGTTGGCCTAGATTCTATCTATGGGGTGTTCTATTATGCAGGGGGCCTTTTGATAGCATTCTCTGATCATCAAGTTTGGATGGCTTGCAAACTGCGGTATACCCAGATCCAATGAACAAGTTCCATCAGATGTTACAAGGCTTCGAACGGCCAAACAAACCGATCGTCTTCATGTGTCCAAAATTCCTTCCGCCACCAATTGAGGAAGTTGAAACGTTGGTGGCAGCCTATCATCCCCAACCTCATCAAGTTTGAACTAAGGACGAGGTGGAGACACTGATTATTCTCTTCCAGCGGAATCAAACATTCGTTTGTCGGAAGACACAGTGTAACTATCGACCAACCACTCCGCAGACATGCCAGAGGCCATTATAGGCTCTCTCTTTGCCAAATGCATAAAATCTCGTACAGAGAGTACAACAATATTCAGCTCTGCGCAAAGGGTCTTGCATTGGTCATATGTTATGCGATGACATGGCCGTTACTATTCCATGTCAATTTGACTCCTACTTTTCTCGCTACTTGTTGCACCTTGGATGAGATTAAAAGTGGTCTATCATTGATATACGACCGCAGGGCCTTATCGGAGAAGAACATTGTGGGTGAAATAAGCAGTTCCTGTCCAGATGCAAAGGAGTTTATTGCAAGATACAAGTAAGTTATTacaagaaggaaaagaagaggtagCGGTAAGAGGATTAATTATTGCTAAATACAATTAGCTTCCTAAAGATTGCTTCACATACTTGCGACGGGAGCTGCCGCCGACTACAAAACATGTACATATACTCGTTTCGGGCCCCTTCTGTAAGATAAACTCACGGGCTCGAGCCACAACCTAAAGTTGACATGTGTAAATGAGCCTCCatccttttatataaagcaatcaGTAGATTCATGATGTATTACGGGCCGATAATGCCGGGTAAGATATAGTAGTGCCATGTGATAGAGTGACGCCTCTCGGGGACGAACATGTCCCGGTTGAATAATCTATGAGCATAATTAAATAGTTGATAATGGATAATACAAGCACTTTTTAGAAAagatatataaactattatccTTTCCATTCGATATGGTAGGCATTAAGAGCATATGACTTTGAGTTATGGAGGTAGCTAACACAATGCTAATAGAAACCGCAAGCCAAGAAGGCCCCAAGAAAATTTTGTACTTCTAAATAAAGAATCGGCCTCATATTTTGCGCATTGCATATGGTTATATGTCTAATGATACATTTATGAAAGCTCCATGGCCATAGCTTATACATTTATGTCATTGCTAGAGTCTCTTTTGGAATTATCGAAAACCTTGTCAGATAATTAACCCCCCTTGAATGTCAAAGGCTGTTGGTTGCTGTTGCACCAAGTGTCAAAGCGCTCATGCACAATTAACTATACCCAAATTATTGCTGCCTATAGTATTACATATGTCAAAGATGAAAACTGGTAGTACAAATACATGTGTATAGACACGGCCAGGCTAAAAATAGGTAGATAACATCCTTTCATTTTTCTCCGCATCTatcatctcctcctccgccctTAGCCTCAGAAaacacttttcttttcctttcttttctttcttttcttcattttctctctctcaaaagCCATCTTCGATACAAAGCCGTCGATGGCAAGCATGGCTAATAATATGCCGAAACTCAAGACTATTGGCATCCAACAGCCCGAAACCGCCTATATTGACCGATATGCTGTCCGTATAGTTGCTCTCAACCCTCTTGGCGAcgttgctattatatatgtTAAAAGGGGGAACTATTTGAAACTTCCAGGTGGTGGTATTGAAATAAACGAAGATCATCATAATGCCGCCCAGCGCGAAGTCGAAGAAGAAACTGGGGCCGTTGTTTCCTTACGCGGCACTGGCTGTATAGCTACTACCGAAGAATTTCGCAGCGACCTCCATCAGATCTCTTACTGTTATCTCGCCGATGTTCTCGATACTTCCGGTAATCCCTCTctaacagaagaagaacgaaTTGACGGGCTTAGCCATCAGTGGCTGCCTATCAACAAGGCCATAGAAGCCATGACCTCAGCTGAACCAACATCGGAGCTTGGCCGTTACATACAAGAGCGCGACGTTTACCTTCTTACTGAAGTTAGGAAGGTTCTGGAAGATGGACATGAACAGGTGGATAGGAACTGAATCCTACAACGGAAGTTTGAGCTTGATGTGAGAATAATGCTTCATGGCTGAATAGCTGGTAAAGCCTTGGTATATCtcatttattttatttccgGAGCAATTATATTAGTCGTTCAGGCTTCAAATATATCTCGCAGCCTCTTGTGTGTACGGAGAATCAACTGCTGCGTGGTGGAGCTGGAAATGATCCGATGATCGCAATGTGAAGATTATAAAGCGTTTAATAGGTATCGTGCCATAGCGTTGCTTTGATACTTTTTTGAGGCGCCCATTAAAGAGATCGTATACCAAATTTTAAACTTCAAGACCTTGAAATCAATACGCTAATATATTTAGAAGGCTCCCGGTGATTTAGCATAAATAAAACTGCAAGCTATTATTAGtggtagaagcagtagaggCCGTAGCGCTAGCTACGTGGAGATGCTCTCCACCACACTTCCAACAGGCTCGTAAAGGTGGGATTGTAGAACCTACCAATACTACCCAACACTGGAATAGGTTAAGCATAAAACAACATTTGTTTTTAGATCTCTTTATGATaactcatcttcatctcctaTTATTATGTAGACTCAGTCTAATAACACGTGCTCATGTAAATCAATTGATAAGTCCTGCGTATGAAGCAAAGTGAGAAATCGTTATTTATCTGGAGACAACGACAGATTTAGAGAGTATTCAATGGTATAAAGCGTATTTTACGAAGCAATTATTGATTTCATTTCAAGCTAGCGATGATACATACTAACACCATCTTTATTtgcttgatgctgctttTGCTCCTTCGGGATCGTGCGCGACCACTTCAATTTCCACACGCATGGCATCCTCGCCCAGCCTGCTTACTCCAATCGTAGTCCAGAGGGGTTGATGATCAGGCATATAGGTCTTGAAATTCCTTACCATGGCCTCTAACGCCTCGTCGTTGAGAGGGAGATGGTAAGAATTAACACGATAAACCTGCGACCACCCTTTACCGCCAGCATCCTTCAAGGTTCGCTCAACATTGGCGAATGCCTGATCGATTTGCGCATTAACGTCTCTTTGGAACTCGCCGGTAGTAGGGTGCCATCCTCCTAGAAGCCAAAATAACATAAGTGCCGAACTAATCATAGCATCATATTTCCCGCTTACCTTGACCAGAGATTTCAATTCGATCGCCAACACGGACGGCCTGGCTGTAAGAATACTTCTCTACATTCCTTTTGCCGACACCATCGTAAGAATAATACTGTAAATGAGACATTCTGATTATGtgagctttttctttttttcgtcgAGCTTTCAAAAGGTGGTTAGTGCTCCAGGCAAAGCTTATATATCCACTTGCTATTTAATTGATGCGAGAGTAGTACTTGTACAGCCAGCAGCCGGTCTACATATTTAAGTCTAAATCAATGATTTGTCATTCGGCATCTAGTTTGTATGTAATTCGCCATCCGGTTTGTAAGCAAGGAGTGAATTCAGAGTGTAAGAAGCCGGAGTTGGGTTGTGCAGTGGGACGATGCAACGTTCTGCAGTGAGATGCAACACATTGTTGGCCAAAACAGAGCCTGGCGATTACTGTTGTGCCACCCTGTCTTGGCATTAGTATTGCGACGTAGAAAATTGCGGTGCAGATCCACCACAAAGTCTTGAGTGGCCATTCTTAAAATGCATTGATCAGTTCCTTCATAAAAATATTGTTGGTAGATGAAATAGATTGGTTGTTCAACAGAATGATTTCCTCTAGGCATAGGTTTCACGGGCCCAGAAACAAAATTTTGAGTATGGCTAGTTTTCATAGCCCTACTTGGGGATCTATGGTACAAATTTGTTTACAACAACCAAGCTCTAAAAAGCTAGGCCATTCAAGTTATAATAAGTTGTTggtgatatttttttttgttacaTGTACAGTATACCATCGATGCTGCATAGCACATAATGCCCCAATAGTAATTTCAGCATGGCAACACTAAGCTCTGCTACTAGGTCGATGAGAAGTACGACTCTTAACGGAAATGATACAACAGCATAATCAGATGCGGGGTGCGATAGCGGGGAAATTTCCAGCTCAAGAAATGGCTCAACTAGAGGGGTCATGATAAGAGACGCAGGCCGAGCGGCTCAGTCAACCTTCTAAAAGCAGGCTTTTATCTCTTACGGTTCTAGGAAAATTGGCGCAACAGAAATTTGCGAAATCTAGCAAGACCAAGGCATGAAGCATAGCTAAAGACTGGAATCCAAGCTCATGATGTAACAGTAAATACAACTCCCACAATTCAcgaatttataataattctCATGTGCTGCATTGGATATGATGAGTTGAAGCTCCCAAAAAATGCTGGCTAAACAGCTTAACAAACCCCTTGATGTTGAAATAGGCGGCACTTTACACTCTGTAGCCCATGTAGAATTGTGTCTCCATCTAGTAAGCATGTATAAGTTTTTTTGCTTCGAATTGAGAAAATATTAACGCCTAAAATGGACAATTGCATAAAACTAACATAAAAGATTTGGAATCAATATTGGTCAGGTTACTTCATATCAAGGTATTTGAGGAATGCCCTGCGTTACACGATGAATAGCGCTTCCCAGTCGAGGCAAATCTTCAATCAGTACGGGGAAAATGCCCCTCTCATTGCCAAAAAGTGATTGCATTACACAAAcggctgctgcatcatgCTTTGGTTCGCCAATTGAGGTAAAATAACGCCCCCATTAACTAGCACATAGCTGACATAGCTGTACATAGCACGATAGTCTTCGAAACCATCCCCAGGAGGGATAGTCTCTGGATCAGGCTCCTCCACCCCAATGACTTCAAACAGACGGCCTTTTGCGTCGGTTGTCACGCTTAAGATTTCAAGAGCTTCTCTATAGACGGTAGTCCTTTCACCTTCTTTGGTCTCATTCGGCTTGTTGGTGATCAGAACGCCAGGCCTTATAAACCGAACAAGAGCATCGATATGGCCGTCGATTGAATCAATGCCCTTTCTGCCAGGGATCCAGATGATCTTATCCACATTGAGAGTGCGTTGAAGCTCAATATCGATATATTCGCGAGATCTTCCTGGGTTTATATCATCTTTAGTAATCGAACTCTCTGTAACAAGAAGGGTTCCATCGCCGTCAGTTTCGAAAACTCCACCTTCAGCTACAATCGAGGTCTCAATTCGCTCGATATGGAAATGCTGTAGATCTCTCCTTGTTAAAAATTCAATCACAGTCGTGTGATACTTGGCACCATAGCCGTTAATACTCCAATCAAGACCAACGAGGCTATGACCTCCTCTAAAGCCCTGCCTGGTAGCAAAACCGGGAGCAAAATCTTTCAGCCAGATATccatctccttttcctcgGTCTGATGAAGAGTAATTGGGAACGGGGTTTCAATGTTGGCAAAGtactcttcagcttctttataGCGCTCGTGACCAGGTATTAAGACGGTCACAGGTTGAAAATGGGCAATGCCTTCAGCGACTACCGATATTTCTGTCGTGGCATTTGCCAGCTTCTCATAGTCATCTCCGAGAATACCTTGCAAGCTAGGCCAGCTCACAAAACTTTTACTCTGTGGTACCCATTCAGGTAAAAGCTGCAGAGAAAAATGAGCCATAATGATATATGTATTTGTTGTAAAGCGGTGAGCTTAAGAGGTAGAGAAAAGCTGAAAAacaaaggggaagaaaaatttTCATCCTCTCATCGTTTACACaaacaataaaaaagatttatacAGATGGTGGGCTATATTACGCCTTACCTCATGAGTAACGGAATCTCacgtattttaatatatattcctCATGCAACTTTGGAGCTGTAGTATGACATCAAATCAGGGGGCCCTCATTCGACATCTATGGGAGAAAGATTTCGTTCTCGTTGCAAGGTAACGTCTCACAAGATAAATATTACGTTATTTCAGAAATTCTTAGTGGCAAATTGAGTCCCAGATGTCATAAACAGGTGAGAAGATAATAACGGGTTTACGCTCCAATAGAGATAGGGTAAGAATAGCATAGCGATCGAGTCGACATTAAGTTCCAAACTTTGTCACAACTATAATGCATATTTCACTCAAAAATAAAGATCCCTGGACCTCTGTGATTATCCTTTCTAAAGTTTCAATAGGCTATGCTAGGGTTTCATTGTCTTATTTTCGATACTTATCTGAAGCAATCAAAACTGTATCGCATTCGGCGGAGTATTTACGCTATTGTGATTGGTTCCATCGTTTCTCGAATTTCACACTAAAACAAGCTCTTTGGATAAGCACCCCTCATCCATGGAATAGGATAATCTTGGCTCGCCCAATCTCAGTTTTTctgctttaaaatatttggCAAGTCTTGAATTTGTCTCAAATGACCTAGATATCAGAGCAAAATGCCACAAGAGACCACACCAAAGTCAACTGCGCCATGGATCATTTCAGTGGCTGTTGCGGCCTTTGCAATTGGTGTCGCGACATCTGATACGATAAGGAACATTGTTTTTTACATTCAGGATGCGATTATGACATACAAAGGCGGAAATATTCCTCAAGTACTGACAGGGCTCCCGCCCCAAGCTCAATCCATACCACCATC comes from Trichoderma asperellum chromosome 3, complete sequence and encodes:
- a CDS encoding uncharacterized protein (TransMembrane:4 (o6-25i32-53o59-80i128-145o)), whose translation is MPLYYFYYFYYFYYFYYFYYFYYFYYFYYFYYFYYFYYFYYFYYFYYFYYFYYFYYFYYFYYFYYFYYFYYFYYFYFYYFQYSSLTSNLKGTKAPTAVSREINKDNSDLPLLVLTSRPMHKEDCRRRLSLSLFVNAAGLAVPLPFSNRSSLINETEA
- a CDS encoding uncharacterized protein (EggNog:ENOG41), with protein sequence MPLIDVEAPPTSTDAHYVVYFASPENGQSSWCPDCRNALPALQNVFGAESAPSAYVIQAGTRAEWRGNPNNKWRSPPYNVTCLPTIVRVENGKEVARLGDVEGQEESALRKLIA
- a CDS encoding uncharacterized protein (EggNog:ENOG41), with translation MASMANNMPKLKTIGIQQPETAYIDRYAVRIVALNPLGDVAIIYVKRGNYLKLPGGGIEINEDHHNAAQREVEEETGAVVSLRGTGCIATTEEFRSDLHQISYCYLADVLDTSGNPSLTEEERIDGLSHQWLPINKAIEAMTSAEPTSELGRYIQERDVYLLTEVRKVLEDGHEQVDRN
- a CDS encoding uncharacterized protein (EggNog:ENOG41), which produces MSHLQYYSYDGVGKRNVEKYSYSQAVRVGDRIEISGQGGWHPTTGEFQRDVNAQIDQAFANVERTLKDAGGKGWSQVYRVNSYHLPLNDEALEAMVRNFKTYMPDHQPLWTTIGVSRLGEDAMRVEIEVVAHDPEGAKAASSK